In a single window of the Clarias gariepinus isolate MV-2021 ecotype Netherlands chromosome 16, CGAR_prim_01v2, whole genome shotgun sequence genome:
- the tmem98 gene encoding transmembrane protein 98 — protein METVVIVAIGVLAIIFLASFVALVVVCRQRYCHRPNLLHHFESKPTVDLIGAMETQSEPSELELDDVVITNPHIEAILENEEWIEDASGLVSHCISILKICHTLTEKLVAMTMGSGAKVKAPASLSDIISVAKRISPRVDDVVRSMYPPLDPILLDARATALLLSVSHLVLVTRNACHMSGSLDWIDQSLHAAEDHMVVLREAALASEPERRLPEREQSI, from the exons ATGGAGACGGTGGTTATTGTGGCCATCGGAGTGTTGGCTATCATTTTCCTGGCATCGTTTGTGGCGCTGGTAGTCGTGTGTCGCCAACGTTATTGCCATCGACCCAACCTCCTGCATCACTTCGAGTCCAA ACCCACAGTGGATCTGATTGGAGCGATGGAGACTCAGAGCGAGCCGTCCGAGTTGGAGCTGGACGACGTGGTCATCACCAACCCGCATATCGAAGCCATCCTGGAGAACGAGGAGTGGATCGAAGATGCCTC CGGTCTAGTGTCTCATTGTATCTCCATCCTGAAG ATATgccacacactgacagagaaaCTTGTTGCCATGACGATGGGCTCTGGAGCAAAGGTAAAAGCCCCTGCCAGCCTTAGTGACATCATCAGCGTGGCCAAACGCATCAGCCCCAG GGTAGATGATGTGGTCCGGTCGATGTATCCTCCACTGGACCCGATCCTCCTGGATGCCAG GGCTACCGCATTGTTGCTGTCTGTCAGTCACTTAGTGCTGGTGACACGGAACGCCTGCCACATGTCTGGCAGCCTGGACTGGATCGACCAATCACTGCACGCAGCTGAGGATCACATGGTAGTGCTCAGAGAGGCAGCCTTGGCATCAGAACCTGAGAGACGACTACCAGAAAGAGAGCAGTCCATCTGa